In the genome of Mastomys coucha isolate ucsf_1 unplaced genomic scaffold, UCSF_Mcou_1 pScaffold21, whole genome shotgun sequence, the window tttttcagatgaacaGAAGCTGCAGAAAGTATGCAGAACAGAGAGTGATTTTTGATGTATATAATCAAGTAGGACTTGGAAATGGGAATCTAGTTCCTAAATAGTTCAGTCAAGATAGAACAGCTAACCATGTGCCTGAGGCATAATCAGAGTTCCAAtggatttttatttctgaatttttattaCATAGTGAAAGGAGACTAGAGGGCATTGAAAGGAGAGTTTAACTATTACATCTCTGGCATTCTCAAATTCAGGATGAAAATCTTTATGTTGTATGAGATTACTAGACATGAGTTtctttaaatgatatttaataatTCTCTTAGTTCTTAATTATGACTCAACCAGCCCCCTATAATTGAGGCAAAGtcctatggattttttttttttaccatttctaGCATAATTACTGGGGGATATTAGAcctaatctatttttctatatgctAGGCTGTTATTCCCCCGGTACATGCCCTACATGCTTGCTGTTTGATTCTCACCCcggttatttctgctccatcagtCTGTCTTCAGGGGGCCTTTAACTCGGCCAAGTGCTCCTGGCCCATCACATCCGATGAAAACCCCCTGTTCCTCTCTCCTNNNNNNNNNNNNNNNNNNNNNNNNNNNNNNNNNNNNNNNNNNNNNNNNNNNNNNNNNNNNNNNNNNNNNNNNNNNNNNNNNNNNNNNNNNNNNNNNNNNNNNNNNNNNNNNNNNNNNNNNNNNNNNNNNNNNNNNNNNNNNNNNNNNNNNNNNNNNNNNNNNNNNNNNNNNNNNNNTAACCGGATAACCGGTGACCCCCAGCCCAGTAACTGAAGCCCCGCCTAcctctattctccccagtaattggctgtagccacttttatttaaccaatagatTTCAATTGGGGAGCAAGGCTTACACAACAAAGGCTGGTTTTCGAGAATTCTCTCTTCTAGTGGCAACCACGTCTTGGGCTACAGAATTTAACATCTGAATACACAGCAGCACCAAACCAAGTCCCAACAGGTTCCTTTGCTTTGCAGGTTGTGGGCTCCACCACGTCTTACTTCACTTCAATCTCTCTACCTCCGCAAAGAGTCCCAGAGCAGGAAGACGTGCTAGCGCGAGGTGTTTTAACTAATCTGTAGAAGGAATATAGGTGGTCCTCCGTTGCAGGGTCTCTCTGGAGGTGCAGATCAGATCAGCTGTGTCGTGTTCTACTTGGGGTAACACCAGTGGCCTCATGTATCCCGTGTGGAAATTTCTGGAAAGACTAACGGCACCCAGTCCTAGGGGAGAGTAACAAACGTACCTGTAAGCTCTGACTGTGGGCAGCACCAAAATCCCATGATGCTAGTTAGAAATGTAGAATACATATCAAATCAGAATTCCTAATGCTAACGAGGCTCAGAGTGATTCGTGCGTGTAAAGCGTTGCTGTAAACTGAGTCCCCTGAACTCTCCCCACCTTACAGTACCTTGCCACTAAGTTTCTTTCAGCGACCTTTGGGGAACTTCCTACCTTTGATATCCCTCTACTCTAATAATGCCCAGGTATTTGTTTAGCACTCTGTGTTGTGATTCTTAATTTTTAACCCAACTTTTGGTTAGTTCTGATAGAAGAAATGTGAAACACTTTTGGGAAACATTTCTCTATGACTCCTTTCCACCATAATGTACCCCCAGAAGAGGCATGCCATAGACAAATACAGAAAGGCTCTAGGAAGCCCCAAGCAAAAGAATATCTTAGTAGAATGGACATGCTCCATTTGACATTTCCTGCACAGCAGCCCAGCCTGGGAGACTGCCGAGTACTCAGAATGTCACTAGTGTGCCTGAGAAGCACATTGCTAACTTCATTTAAGCTCAGCTAGTTTGAGTTTCAAAATCAGTGTCTGGCAAGCAGCTACCTGATTGGGCAGTGCCATTTACGAGATGAGATACTTTGCTCCGAGTGGTCTGAGGGGTCAGGAAGGCAGGACACTGGTACACTGGGGAGTGTAGACAGCAGAGCTGCTGTGCGGTCCGTCCCTGGTGACATGTGATGACCCGAGAAGCGAGAAGCCGTGCTCGTcatcaaattaaacatttttgctgtaatgtttatttttctgttttactaagaatatctctgtctctgtctcactatctctgtctctatgccTCTGACTGTCTGTATCTGTCCTTCTGTGCCTCTGACTGTCTGTAtctttctgtgcctctgtctgtatgtccctctccctccccctctccctctctctccccatctctgtttctttctctgtctctgtctctgtctctctgtctctctctgtctctctgtctctgtgtttctctctctctctctctctctctctctctctctctctctctctctctctctctctctctctctctctctctctctctctgccagagGTTTGATGTTTTTGTCTCAGAAAAgtaacatgttttttttcctgtcaacCATCTTAGAACAAATATAAAGCCGAAATTCTCAAAAAGTTGGAACATCAAAGACTGATAGAGGCCGAGCGCCAGCGGATAGCCCAGATGCGCCAGCAGCAACTAGAGTCGGAACAGTTTCTGTTTTTTGAAGATCAACTCAAGAAGCAGGAGTTGGCTCGGGGCCAGACTCGAGGTCAGGACTCCTCGATGCTGTCTGAGCAGACTGACGGAAGTGGGCTGTCCTGCTTTTCCACCCAACAGAACAACTCTCTGAGGAACGTATTTGCAGATCATCCTCATAAAAGTGATGGAAGCGATTTCGCTAACTACTCTCCTCCGGTGAACAGGGCCCTAAAGCCAGCGGCCACCCTGAGTGCTGTTCAAAGTAAGTGATGTAGGATGCAGATGAATCTGACCTTTACTAACTATATCTGCCTCTAAAATGCAACCCACATAACTTGCCTGATTGTAGAGCAATTATATTTTGATGCTGAGTAGAGATTTTGAGTGAGGGGTCCAagcatttattttccttcattgtgTTTTACTCAAGACGTGCATACAGCTTAAAGGGAAacatggggaagaaaagaaaaaactgaaaaaatggTTGCCGAGATACTTCAGTGTTCAACATCAGCCTGAGAGGGTAGGGTCTCAGTCCCATCGACAGTGAAGCTGGGAACAGTAGGGCTTTCCACCAGCACTTAATGGTGTCAAGCACTGCCATATCGGCTCCATGAAGTTTCCCAAATCGAACAGGCAATTCTTTTTCACAGAGACACCTACTGGAGAAATTTGGTATGCAGCCATTGCACATGCTACTTTACTAGCagttgtttcaaaaaaaaaaaaaagtgcttttttTCTACTGATTGATCACAGAATGATCGAAGGTAACACGTAGCAAACATGATAGTTTTCATCCTGTGTCTTACGACGATGTGTCAGCTGTGGCCTGTGGGTTCTTTGGCATATTTGCTATGTGAACTGAGAAAACACTATATGTAAGAGTTGTTCCAGAGGCCAATTCTGTAATAGTGCTGACTTTCTTATGAAATAATTTGTATGTGAAATGTACATGTCAGCTTTCCCTCCCCCCAATCAGTGTTTACTTTCAAGAGGTTTgggggggttttttttgtttgtttttgttttttttaaactatggaaAGTGAAACTCCCGATAGTTTCAGTGTTGAAATCTTACTTAATTGCTCACTGAGATTCAAAAGGACAAGATCTGAGACCTGTGTTTAGCttgtctctcctttctgtcttagATTTAGTGGTTGAAGGATTGAGGTGCGTAGTTCTATCAAGAGATCTTTGTCATAAATTTCTGCTGCTGGCTGACTCTAACACAGTGAGAGGAATAGAAACCTGTGGGATCCTCTGTGGAAAACTGGTATGACCTTATTTCATCTCTCAATAGGATGCTCTGAGTAGCACTGGCTTTCCTGTGATAGGAAGAGCAGGGTAGATGGGGGGCATTAAATATTATGAAGTTATTATTAACATCCTTAAA includes:
- the Stambpl1 gene encoding AMSH-like protease isoform X3; amino-acid sequence: MRQQQLESEQFLFFEDQLKKQELARGQTRGQDSSMLSEQTDGSGLSCFSTQQNNSLRNVFADHPHKSDGSDFANYSPPVNRALKPAATLSAVQNLVVEGLRCVVLSRDLCHKFLLLADSNTVRGIETCGILCGKLTHNEFTITHVVVPKQSAGPDYCDVENVEELFSVQDQHGLLTLGWIHTHPTQTAFLSSVDLHTHCSYQLMLPEAIAIVCSPKHKDTGIFRLTNAGMLEVSTCKKKGFHPHTKDPKLFSICSHVLVKDIKTTVLDLR